Genomic DNA from Lagenorhynchus albirostris chromosome 9, mLagAlb1.1, whole genome shotgun sequence:
TGGGGTCACTAGCCTGGGACCACAGGGAGACAGACCCAGTGTGGGATAGAGACAGAGCCAGGTTAAGGGAGAGGGTAGTCCGTCTGCATGCTAGGCTTGGCTCTGCCCTTGCCTTATTGGTGACCTTGGGTGAGATCTTGGGCTACCCTTTCTGGccttgatgtttttttttttttttaactgtaagaTGGGTACAGTAACCATCATGGCTGCTTCACAATGGGGAACTACCAGGAAGAGTAGCTCTTGGGCCCTGCCAGTAAGATGTTCCCTCCGGTGGAGAATTAATCAGACAGGCAAAACTGTGGGGCTCAAAGAGGGCTGGTCAGGGAGCTTCCTGGAAGAGAGGATCCGGGCTTTGGAGGGTATGAGGTAGTTACCCCAAAACTGGGTTCGCCTCTTCATGGGCATCAAGCCAAAAGGCATAACCCAGCCAAAAAGCGGGAGAGGGAAGTACTTactacttgcagcaagtaaggagaacaccggggacctttcccaaagcagtgtctcaccgaacagcaaaattgggggagttttaagctaagggtacatgaaTACTCACTTGCAAGGGATATGAGCAGAGAACTCAACATATAATTGCGGCAAAGGTTGACAGGGTCTAAGCTTTAGTTGACTGAGGACTCAAGTCAGAAAAggtcatcatcatcattccttaggttccagttgatctggtggttgagCCCTCAAGGGGGGGTTTAAATTTTGCAGAACTGCTCAAGAAAgtgcttcaggctaatctttaccattgaaacagaGCTGGGAATCTTTACAACTGATTTATTGTATTTGCTATTGCTACTTCTCTcgcccttaagatcattaattactgagacctgttcaagggcaagcattttTGGCCAGGTTTAAATCCTAGGCCTAATATGGCTTCTCTTATgccaagaaagccatgcctggttttctttctctggggAACCCCTACCTTATCTGCTTACAGTCAGGGGCATAGCTCCTAAAGTCAGACAGACGGGGGCTGCTCTGCCATTtgctagctctgtgaccctggagaGGTCATTCAACCTCTCTGAAATTCTCAGGACTAAACGAGAAGAGGTTGATGGAGCCATCTAACATGGAACTTGGCACAGAGAAAGCATTCAACTCTTGTTATGACATAGCTGTTAGAAGATAAGGGAGGGTATCCCTAAGCAAAGATATGACCACgggactgcttttgctgtgttggaGACAGAAAGATGAGGGTGGAGGCGGAGAGGGAGAGTGGTGTGGAGGACGGCAGGCACCAGATCAGCAGGGCTTTGAGTGCCAGGCTCAGGAACTTAGATGTCAACCtgagggcaatggggagccatggaaggatTTTGAGCTCCATAGTATGTGGTCAGATGTGTGGTTTAGGAAGACCCATAACTGCAGTATGAAAGATGGACAGGAGGGGCAGGAGTGGAGGCAGGGAGTAAGTAGGCTAGTGCAATGGTCTGGAGGAGAAATGCAGGCTCAAAACCACGGGGTCGGGAAGAGTGGCACGTCTAAGCCACTGCATTGGTCGAACTGACAGGGCTTGGTGAGTGATGGTTTCACATGGGTGGGAAAGAGAGAGGTTGTCAAGGGTATACTGGAGCTTTGAAGCCTGGAAGGATGGATGGTAGAGACCCTTCTCAGAAATGGGAGAGTGGCTTTGAGAACGTGTGTTGTTCTACCCTAGTCTTTTGAGTGAAGATATCCCCCTAGGAGGAGAAGACTGGGTGTGACCCTGGTGGAGTGGGCAAAAAGGTGAAGCTCTTTCTTTCACCTTGTCACTAGACTCCAGAACAGACTGGCAAACAGCTACCAGCCCACTGGCCAATGTCAGCCTGAGACTCCTGGGGCAAGGTGCACTGGGAAAACGGTGGTCCAGGGCCTTTCcagtgccccctccccctgctctaTTCCTGCAGCCAcccatctcctctccccacttTCCTCCATGCTTGCATTGTACTTCCAGCTTGGGGACCTGGCTCAGCTGTCTCAGACCCCACTCCCCCATTGCAGGGAAATGAAATCGGGAGAAAAAGGAGGGGGATGTTCTTCTCCGAGATGGGTCTGAGGTTCTGCTGGGACCTGACCACACAGAGGCGTTCCTCCACCAGGTCACCATCCCCTCACTGAAGCACTGTGCCTGCTCTGTGGGAGGGGCTTCAGGCAAGACATAAAACTAGGGCCAGAATCCAGACCTGGGTTCTGCTCTTGGCTCTGTCCCTGGCTTATTGTGAGGCcttgggccttagtttcctcctctgtcaaatgGGAGGTTGGCAGAGGTGATTTCTAAAGGCTGTTCCAGGCCCTGACTGTTTAAGACTCtgggagagagtgtgtgtgtatacatctgAGTATGACTATGTACAtctctgtgtatctgtgtatccAGGTGTATCCATGCCTGTGTGTGTCCTTGTGTGTTTACAACACCTGTGGAGGAATGGTTAGAGGTGGGATGAGGGAGGAAGGGTATTCCAGATAGAGACCCAGCTTGAGCTAAACTAGATTGGCCAGAGTACTGTCGAGTGTACACTGGACAAGGAGGGTATTGACTGTTTCCAGACCAGGACCAAGGGAGGGGACACTGGAGGCTCAGCTCAACTCTGCAGGGTATGGGGGAGACTCTGCCTGGCAGAGCCACCCTCCCGTGAAAGGGGACCTGGGCCTGAAGGTTGGGAACAACTGTCCCTAGAACATGTGAGCTAAGGGTGGACGGCTAGGGGTTGAGGGTGGGCAGAGGACACTCCTGTCTACCGGGACAAGCACACCAGCTCACCTCTTTGCCTCTTTCAGACCAAGATTGGAGCAGAGGAGGCAGCCCGGGGAAGGCTCAGCCTGGCTGACTTCCCGTGACCCAGAGCCCAAGCTGTCTCCACCTCCCTGTCTCAGGAGCCCAGGCACTGCCTGCCCTGAGAAATGCTGGAAGCTGGGCGAGGCCCCAGGCCAGGGGACCTGTTTTTCCTGTTTCCCACAGAGTTCCCTGCAGCTCGGTCCAGGGGTCCAGGCGGGTGCATTCATGAGTGAGGAATCTGAGCCTGCGCTGAGCATCCTGACAGTAAGAGCAGGGGCTGGTCAGGTATGGGTGTGCAAGGGCGGGGTCTactggctgggaggctgggaggctgggaggctgggaggctggggggctggggccgGTGCACTCGTGCATGTGTATACACTGAACTGGGGGTAAATCAAGGGGATCTGTGCCCTGCTCCCTCGTTCCCAGGCTGTGATGAATTTAGGCTTCAGAGCCAGACAGCCCTGGGTATCAAACCCAATCTTTCCAATTCCTGgcagtgtgaccttgaacaaatagCTTAACCTCTATGGCGGCATCTGGCAAGGAATGAGGTGAGGGATGAAATGAGAATGCTGCAGGGAAGTCGCTCTGCCCAGACTTGACCCCTACAAAGTGAAGGCGGGTGGTGATCTAGGATCAGGAACTCCTGAACCAGAGATGGGTGAGGTAAAGGAATGTGGATCAGAGAGCTGACCCGTCTCCAGAATGCCTGGGTCCGGTTCCCCTCCCTCTGGCAATTCTCTGATGTGTCCGGAGTAGAGCAGGGCTCTTGAAAGAGAGACAGTCCAGGAGCCTGCCTAGGGCAGGAGCAGGCCTCAGGTGAGCTGGGCCCCTGGAGGGCTGTTGTGACCCCTGGCCACCTAGGATCAGCTGCTGAGAAATCCTTCAATGTCATTGTCCTGTGAAAGGTCCTCAGAGGAATAAGGGAAAGGAGAGCCACCATCATAAAGCTTAGCCTCCTCGGGCCTCCCATAGCTCTTGTgcttgcttcattcattcattcactcactcattcgttcattctCTCATTCATGTCATACCTGCTTTGGATCAGGCCTCTTGCTGGATGATAGGACCAGAGAAAGGAATCAGATGGACCCAGCCCTCCAGGAGCACCTGGAATGTGTTGGGGTAGAGAGTGGAAGGACAAATTCCCAGCAGGGTGTGAGGAATGCCCTGGGGGATCAGTGATGGAGGGGGAGAGCTTCAGagatgaggtgacatttgagaagaGCCTTGAGGGATGGGCAGGATAGAGTGCAGTGTGTGTGGGTCTGGAAAGGCTTTCTAGACAGAAAGAACAGCTATACACAAAGGCAGGAAAGCCTGGCAGGCACTTACATGGCTCACATCTCCCTCCACACTAGGAGCTCTTGAGCGCAGGGCCAGCCAGAACTGGACACAGAGGGGCTGGTGAGTGGTGTTGGACAAAGGTAGGCGGGAGCTGGTCCTGGGGAGCTGGGAGTGAGGCCCCAAGGGCATCAGGGGTCAGGAGAGGCAGTGGAGAGGGTTGATGGAGAGGGCTGGGCACTTGGCTGTCTCCATAAGCAGGGGCTGGTCAGAGCGGGTGGGGCAGGAAAGATGTTCTCACAGGTTGGTGGGCCAGCCTGTGGAGGGGTAGGACAGGCAGGGTCAGTCTGGACAGGGGCCACAATGATAGAGTCCCCAGCTGGCCTGTGAGGGTGGAGGTCAGGATGTCTTAAAATAGGTGGAAAGGGCAGCTCCCTTGGTTCATGAGAGACTTAGGGAAGTTTCTGCCCCTCTCATCAGTGTCAGAGATTCCATCATGAGTAATTAGCAAGAAACTGTGTAGAGCAATGAGATGTTGACCATGAAGGGAAGATGAGGGCCCTGACCCCGACTCTGAGGAGAGACCCAGCAGGCCTCAGCACCTGGGCAGGAGCGGAGCAgcagtggggaggtggggctggggggatgcTCCCTGAGCAGGGAGTACAGAGGGGCCACCCTCCCTGTCTCCAGCAGGGCAGAGCACCTCATGGcggaagtttgagaaccacagttCTACCAGGCCAGGGGATTCAGCCCATGAGAGGTCTGAACCTCAGGAGGGCAGGAAATACCTGATGTCCTCTGGGGCTCTGTGGTAGAGCTGCACACCCCAAGCCGGTGTCCCCAGGGGGAATGGCTCCTCCACAGATTCTTAGTCTCACACCCGGGCTTCCAGGCTCCTCCTACAGCTCCTGTGAGCCAGCAACTCCTGCTCATCTCCCAGTGCACCAGACCTGCTGGTCCCAGCCTTCGCCCTTCCCCACAGTCCATGATGTGGCATCTCACACTTACCATGCCCGACACTGAGTTCCCCCTCCTCCCGGCCCCTGAGCCTGAGGCATCCTGGCCCCTCCTCCATGCAAACTCCCTCTGGACCAGTCTCTCCAGCCACCCTCTCAAACAGCTCTCAGACCTCTTCCCTCACGAGGTCCCCAGGCCTGACCCCAGCTTGGGCCTTGGAGTCATTCCCCTGGTCCACCACACTCACCTGCTTCACAACCTCCAGGACCTTCTATCTCTCTCTTCCACCCCTGGCCTGAGAGAGCTCCCCAAAGATTTCAGGAAAAAGCTGCAGGTGAGCTGAGCCTCGAAGCTCGTAACACACAGtgtacctgctgtgtgccaggcatggctCCAAACGTGTTACACGAATTacctaatcctcacagcagccctgtgatATAGGTTCTGTTAatcacctcattttacagatgagggaacaaagGCAGTCTGTGTCCAGAGGCCGGGTTCTTCTTAATCACCGGAGTTTGCTGCGCTGATGGACAGAGTTGTAATTTCAACAGGTGGAGGCGACGGGTGTGAATGGATCCCAGATTGAAGGAGCTGGGAGGCAAAAAGGCTGGGAGGCAAAAAGCATTGGGTGCGTTCAGGAAACTGCAGGTCACAGGGGATGCAGCTGGTGACAGAGGCTGGATTATGAAAACCTCTGGTACCAGACCGAAGAGCTGGGTTTTCTCCTGAGAGCAGACAGGAGGCACAGGAGGTTTCAAGCGGGAGAATGACTTTGTCTTTTCCAGAGACCCCTCTGGACTGGGGGGACTGAGGCTGGAGACAGGGAGGCCGATGCAGTGGCTCCAGCAGCAAGGGTGGAGGTGACACTGGCTGCAAGGAGGGGAGTGGGATACAGGAAGTGCTTTCATGCTGGGTCCTGAGTCCTGGCCCCAGGACAGAGGGGTCCCAGCAGTTTGGCCCTGCCagcgccccccaccccaaccccgtaCTTACCTCCTCACCCTGGATCTGCCCCGGCTCCTTGGGGAGGAGCCTGTGTCCGTGGGAGGGAGGTCACAAGTGCAggctccctgcctcctggtagcatctttgctGACAATAGGAGGCAGGGAAgacgggggaaggggagggttatGGGGAAAGAAGGAGGCTGAGGGAGCAGTATGTCCTTCAGCACCCCTTCATCTTAACTTCATGGGCCTCAGGCTGCTTCTGGGAGACCAGGCTGGGCAAGAAGCTCAGTGTCTAAGGGAGTGGATGTCACCGGCCCCGCAGAATCTCTAAGCCCCAGCCTCTCAGGACCCCAGGTTCCAAAATGAAAGGGGTTTTACAGCCCCAGATTCTCAGGGTGGGGAGGACACACATGACATCTGTCCTCTCTGTCATCCCAGACACACCCACACATAGGGCACAAGCCCTTCTGCAGACTCTGCTAGAGAGATGCTTGCACACCCCCGTAAGCAGAGAGTTCACTACCTCCTCCTACAGCCCCTTCCATTGTGGGATGGACCCAGACAGGAATTGCAGCCTATCCCCAGCCTGTGACCTGGGCCAACTTACTTGAATGATCTGTGTCTCAGCCTCTTTATCGGAAACCTGGGCATGATAACCTGGCTCCCTGAACCGTGTTGTAAGGATAGAATGAAGTCACATGAATAAAGCACACATAGTAGTAGTGGGGCTTGAATAATGTcagctccccctgccccttcACACTATTAGAAAGCTATTCTTTGTGTTTGTCCCAAACCTGCCCCTCGGGCACTCCCGTTATGATTTCCAGCCTACCTTCTGAGACCTTTGGGCACACCTTTGCCTTCCAGACTGGGATAGTCTGAGAGAGCTCTTGGTCACgttggaggggtggggagaggaggaaggtggCATCCTGATCTCCAGGTGCTCACTGTCTGGGCgtcaggcatcagggctgtgttATATGCTCACTGGGGACAAGGTAGGAGAAGGTCAAGGTAGTGATGATGCGTGAAGAGAAGCTGGGCAAGCCTGGAGGAAGCTGAATTTGCCCCCCAGCAGAAGTCCCCCAATGCCCCCACTACCACCTACACCCCAGACTTCCCTGGAATCTTCAGGAGGGTCACAGCCCCATCTGGTAGCCTCATAGGCCAGGGAGCAGGACTTCTGtttacagatgcagaaagtaCCAGAATAGGAGTGcctaaaaatatttgctgagaggtgaatgaatgactgaagagGGAGACCCTTGGAAATACTCCCTCAAATACCAAAATACCAGGCACAGGGCCAGAGCCTCCTCAGAGAGAAGAAAGCTGAGCTAAAGGAAAGAACTTCCTGATGCCACCAGGAAGGTGTGGGCTTCCCACTGGCCACAAACAGGCAGTGGGCACTGGGTGTGAGGTGGACCCAGTCAGCCTCAAAGGCCCCTTTCCGTGAATCTCAGATGGTACCCCTTTGGGACCACCAGATCCTCAGGTTCTAGAGCTCAGAATCCTAGATCTAGAACTCTGTGTTCCTGAGGTTCTCAAACAgggtcactgatttttttttttaaggcaagctGGTAAGTATTTTGGGCTTTGAGGAACATATGGTCTttgtcacaactattcaactctatGTAAAGagatgggcatggctgtgttccaataaagctttatttacaaaaacagactggtaggctggatttggccctcAGGGGGTATTTTGCCTCTCCCTGTTCCAAAGTGTTAGAATTATATGATCCTGACAGTCATGGATCTCATGCATCCTTAAGGTTCCAGGGTTCCAAGGTTCTGGGCCCCCTGGGTCCAGAGAGAGAGGCAGATCAGATGCAATAAAAGCCTCGAACGTAGTTGGGCAGATCTTAACCGAGGGAGTCTGTGGGCACTTGGGGTCCCTCATGGCCCTGGTCAGGTGGGGGTGTCAGGCTTCCCTGCTGGGTCCTGATGGCcgttctccccaccacccccttcccttcAGGGCGATGGCCACAGGCCCGGGCCTCTGGAATGGCACCATCAATGGCACCTGGGATGGGGATGAGCTGGGCTACAAGTGCCGCTTCAATGAGAACTTCAAGTACGTGCTACTGCCTGTGTCCTACGGCGTGGTGTGCGTGCTCGCGCTGTGTCTGAACGCCGTGGCTCTCTACATCTTCCTGTGCCGCCTCAAGACCTGGAACGCCTCCACCACATACATGTTCCACTTGGCCATGTCGGACGCGCTGTACGCGGCCTCCCTGCCCCTGCTGGTCTATTACTACGCCCGCGGTGACCACTGGCCCTTCAGCACAGTGCTCTGCAAGCTGGTGCGCTTCCTCTTCTACACCAACCTTTACTGCAGCATCCTCTTCCTCACGTGCATCAGCGTGCACCGATGCCTGGGTGTCCTGCGTCCACTGCGCTCGCTGCGCTGGGGCCGGGCCCGCTACGCCCGCAGGGTGGCCGTCGCCGTGTGGGTGCTGGTGCTGGCCTGCCAGGCACCCGTGCTTTACTTCGTCACCACCAGTGCACGTGGTGGCCGCATTACCTGCCACGACACCTCGGCACCCGAGCTCTTCAGCCACTTCGTGGCCTACAGCTCCGTCATGCTGAGCCTGCTCTTTGCGGTGCCCTTCGCCATCATCCTGGTCTGTTACGTGCTCATGGCTCGGCGGCTGCTAAAGCCGACCCACGGGACCTCGGGAGGCCTGCCGCGGGCCAAGCGCAAGTCGGTGCGCACCATTGCCGTGGTGCTAGCTGTCTTCGCCCTCTGCTTCCTGCCTTTCCACGTCACCCGCACCCTCTACTACTCCTTCCGCTCGCTGGACCTCAGCTGCCACACCCTCAACGCCATCAACATGGCTTACAAGATCACCCGGCCGCTGGCCAGCGCCAACAGTTGCCTTGACCCCGTGCTCTACTTCCTGGCTGGGCAGAGGCTCGTGCGCTTTGCTCGGGACGCCAAGCCACCCACAGACCCCACCTCTACCACCCAGCTTCGCCGCAGGCTGGGCCTGCATAGGTTCAACAGAACTGACACTAAGAGGACAGAAGACTCGGCCAGCAGTGAGGACTCTAGACAGATAGAGTCCACACCGCCTGGTAGTGAAAACACTAAGGACATCCGGCTGTAGGACCGGAACCCCTTGGGCCTGTGCCAGTTTGTGTCGGGTGGGACTGTAGACTTGTCCAAATGGGACAGTCTCCCCAGATATGGGCCATCAGTGAATCAGGCCGGATGGTCAAGGGGGCCGTGACCCCAGTGCTCTGTCATTTGACAGGGGCGCAGTTTGTTCTCTGTGGTCCAGAGAGCTCAGCAGTCCCCACATCCTGAGTCACCATTTGTATGTGAGATGTGGGGAGTAAGGTTTTAAGAAAGGCAAGTGTTTGGGGCCAGCACTGCCCCTGGCCTGAATCCCACATAAATACCTGGCTGTGCCTGCCAAGGTACCTAGGCTGGGCTCCAGACTAATCAAGTCAAGTggagaaacaggcccagagaggaaagtgacttaaccaaggtcacacagccaagccTGTGCCTGAGCTGCCTGGGAGGGACAGGGTCGCAGGTTGACCAGAGGACGCTGGTAAGGAGTCAGGGCCGAGCCAGAGGTTCCCACGATGAGTCGGAGTGGTCTGAGTGCCACTGTGGGCTCAGCTCTGAGGGGGACGCCCAGCCCAAGGGATGAACGTCTGGGAACTGATGTCATAAACCCATCTGGAGGCTGGGAGCCAGTTTGAGGCTGGGACTTGTACTAAAGGTGTTGTTACCTGCTGAGCCGGACCCCGTTGTGTAGTTGGAGGTTGGGGATACAGCCTGGGGAGCTCTCACCATCCACACTAGGGTCCTTTCTCCAACCTGTTCTCTTCCGCCTCCCCAGTAGCTGCCTCAGTGGTGGTCTCGTACGAGGAATATAAATGTACTCTCCAGACCCCAGGTCATCCTCCACTTTAAAGTTAACTGGCTTTTATGCCTGGTTTTGCTGGGTACAGAGGGGAGTCAGGTGGGGTCCCAGTCCTCAGGATCCCCCAGTTTAGGATTTAATGGCGATGACCAGTCATGCGCTGGTAAAAGTTCAACCATTTAGCTGACTCTCGGTGGGGGGTGCGGGGGTGAGGGGAACCCATTATTTGCAGCATTGCCAGTTTCTGTGGTACAAATACTCCTGCCACAGCCAGTTTCAGACTACCAATGTGATACCAGCCTccttgcaaaattcctgaaaaattAACAGAGGGCTCTTGAGAGCAGGTACAAGTTTCTCTAGCACACCACTGGATAATGCTGAGTGGTTGAGGCAGTGGACCAgggcatcagggaaggcttcctggagtgGGTGGACTTCTGAGAAAAGCACTTCATCAGAGAAGAACATCCAGGTGCAGGTGCGTTCTAGGCAAAGACATGGGGGCAGGAGAGCAGGGCCTGCAGGAACTGGAAGCTGGCTGGGCAGTTGGTACCCAGGTTCAAGGCAGGAATGGGGAGGGTGGGCGGGTCACAAGGAGGCCAAGTCAGGGCTCCCTCCTTGCCCTGACCATGAGGTTTCTTTTGCACTGGGGATAAGCGTGGGAGAGATTCACTCTTCCTGTCCAGTCCTTTGCCTCTTGGGAAAATCCAGCTACCTGGCATAATGTCTGGTGCTCAGGCTGGGTCAGAGCTTAGTGTGGGGGAGATAAGTGTCACCTGGGACAGGTTCTGGGTCTAGCCAGGACCACTCTGGAGATGTGTGGAGTTCATCTGGACAGGGCCCAGCCCTAGCCTTTGGGCAGGAATAGGGCAAAACTGACAGACCTCACTTTGAACCTCAAGGATaaggactctctctctctctctctctctctctctctctctctctctctctctctctccctctccctgtggGAAAGCCCTTGCCCGATGGGCCCACTCTGCCTGAGAGAAggtccttctctccccaccccacctacaCCTACCTCCTATGACTTCTCCACCCTTCCCACTCTGCCTCTTCAAAACGGCACCCCCCAGAGGTTGCTCACATGGGCTCCCCCATGGACAGGGACCTGTCGTAAGCCATGACCCAAATGATTCCTCTGCACTGTGCAATGtgggtgacttgcccaaagtaGTGTGAAATGCTCACCTCCCACATTCTAGGTTCTATACTCCTGTTAATGTAGCCCGTGTCCTTATGAGCATTTTTGTGATGATGTCTTACAGTCTGTCCTTGAACATTTCTTGCAGGCCTGAGCCTATCTCTTTCTTACCAGCTGCTGCTCAGGCTGAACCCAATCCCAGTTTATAAGGTGCCTCTACCCAGGTGAGATACTCTACTGGCCAGGAGTGTTAATGCTGAGCTCTGACCCCCTCAGCCCTGCTCAGACTCAGAGGCAGGGAGTTATACATTGTGACTTTGGGGGCTCTCGAGTGTCTATCTGTGGTTGGGGATGGGGCTGTGTCCACCACAGGCCCAAGTTCCCCTATAGTCCCCATTCCTTTCATGTCCTGCCCAGTTACCCCTCCAGCAGCTGTCCTGGAGACCCCAAGAACTGAGAGCCCCACAGCACATAGAGACCACACTATGGCCTAGTGCCAGGATGCCTTCCTTAAACCAACTGCCTACAGATTTCTAAGGACACAGGAGCTAGGGGACAGGAGGGCCTGACTCACCATCTAATCCTGTGGCAGgcactggtgggggtggggaatgaagACCCTAAGGGAACCAGGGACAGGCCCAGGGCCCCTCCTGCGGACCCTAGTCAAACCGTCTGGCTCTTCGGTGTGGACATCTGGCCTTGTTCTCAGTGCCCAGGCCCCCCGCCTGGTGGGTGAGGTTCTTTACTCTGTTGCCGTATACTATTTTCAGCCCAAGTAAGAACAGGATtttccactcccagccccagacCA
This window encodes:
- the P2RY2 gene encoding P2Y purinoceptor 2, with product MATGPGLWNGTINGTWDGDELGYKCRFNENFKYVLLPVSYGVVCVLALCLNAVALYIFLCRLKTWNASTTYMFHLAMSDALYAASLPLLVYYYARGDHWPFSTVLCKLVRFLFYTNLYCSILFLTCISVHRCLGVLRPLRSLRWGRARYARRVAVAVWVLVLACQAPVLYFVTTSARGGRITCHDTSAPELFSHFVAYSSVMLSLLFAVPFAIILVCYVLMARRLLKPTHGTSGGLPRAKRKSVRTIAVVLAVFALCFLPFHVTRTLYYSFRSLDLSCHTLNAINMAYKITRPLASANSCLDPVLYFLAGQRLVRFARDAKPPTDPTSTTQLRRRLGLHRFNRTDTKRTEDSASSEDSRQIESTPPGSENTKDIRL